In a single window of the Qingrenia yutianensis genome:
- a CDS encoding zinc metalloprotease codes for MLLIFTAAGRLREYAVIFAAALLHEGAHIAVMKILKIKCQNIKIMPYGLIIKSEMTKNPNEEIFVSAMGPAANFFAFLICVNFKNLTFFALCNLALFLLNLAPALPLDGAVIIKAFLAYAKGYLISYKIMLTVTKITAVITVIFGMIFLIITKYNISLLIIGMFLLYNIKNEKENLILLRKKLLCRDFLNGAKRFKIKHIGVAKDVCALTLLSSYTPQCALVVSVFDENFKIIGTLSQAEISDGILKYGARVKTGMLLREDITNEKQAEKNTSVGGKADAIYRDGI; via the coding sequence GTGCTGTTGATTTTTACGGCGGCAGGGCGTTTAAGAGAATATGCCGTAATCTTTGCCGCGGCGCTTCTGCACGAGGGCGCACACATTGCGGTGATGAAAATTTTAAAAATAAAATGCCAAAATATTAAAATTATGCCGTACGGGCTCATAATAAAAAGCGAAATGACAAAAAATCCGAATGAGGAAATTTTCGTTTCGGCTATGGGCCCCGCGGCAAATTTTTTTGCGTTTTTAATATGTGTAAACTTTAAAAATTTAACGTTTTTCGCACTCTGCAACCTTGCGCTTTTTCTTTTAAACCTCGCCCCGGCACTTCCGCTCGACGGCGCGGTGATTATAAAAGCCTTTCTTGCATACGCGAAAGGTTATTTGATTTCGTACAAAATTATGCTGACAGTTACAAAAATCACCGCCGTAATAACCGTCATATTTGGTATGATTTTCTTAATTATTACCAAATATAACATTTCCTTATTGATTATCGGTATGTTTTTGTTGTATAATATAAAGAATGAAAAAGAAAATTTAATTCTTTTAAGAAAAAAGCTTTTGTGCCGCGATTTTTTAAACGGCGCAAAGCGCTTTAAAATAAAGCATATCGGCGTTGCAAAAGACGTATGCGCGCTTACGCTTTTGAGTTCGTACACACCGCAGTGCGCGCTCGTTGTTTCGGTGTTTGACGAAAATTTTAAAATTATCGGAACGCTTTCGCAGGCGGAAATTTCGGACGGAATTTTAAAATACGGCGCGCGAGTTAAAACGGGTATGCTTTTGAGAGAGGATATAACCAATGAAAAACAAGCTGAAAAAAATACTTCCGTCGGTGGAAAAGCCGACGCGATATATCGGGACGGAATTTAA